A window of the Larimichthys crocea isolate SSNF unplaced genomic scaffold, L_crocea_2.0 scaffold68156, whole genome shotgun sequence genome harbors these coding sequences:
- the LOC109138068 gene encoding inverted formin-2-like yields the protein MPLKPQWKSLKKSSSYDFQLYEVPDTLLGAVTDETQQEVKAKPVPRPWSKIKLKAKCDTSNNTTVDSVDRTSDTTNADSSQQPADHKKPQPVPPLPRPPLSKYVNLSKPPGEGHQCVNSNPNTALNPPATSTETIECPSPPPRPAFPPPPPSNCIYKPLSTVRPEPEIFNDGSWQSRSSSTAFSVEEVGLYWTPDHSTDSYYQTDLQLSSVAATLPLSVSETSPPQ from the exons CCTCTCAAGCCTCAGTGGAAAAGCCTGAAGAAGTCCAGCTCATATGACTTCCAACTGTATGAAGTCCCAGACACGTTACTG ggtGCTGTCACCGATGAAACCCAGCAAGAAGTTAAAGCCAAACCTGTGCCTCGACCCTGgtctaaaataaaactaaaggcCAAGTGCGACACCAGCAACAACACCACTGTTGACTCTGTGGACAGAACCAGCGATACAACCAATGCAGAT AGCTCACAACAACCTGCAGACCACAAGAAGCCTCAGcctgttcctcctcttcccagaCCACCACTGAGCAAATATGTGAACTTGAGTAAACCCCCAGGAGAAGGCCATCAATGCGTGAATTCAAATCCCAATACagctttgaat CCTCCAGCAACGAGTACTGAAACAATAGAATGTCCTTCACCTCCACCGCGGCCTgcattccctcctcctcctccctccaacTGTATCTATAAACCACTGTCTACAGTGAGGCCAGAACCTGAG ATTTTCAATGATGGGAGTTGGCAATCCAGATCTTCGTCAACAGCTTTCTCGGTTGAGGAAGTAGGTCTCTACTGGACTCCTGATCATTCAACG GACTCATACTACCAGACAGACCTGCAGTTGTCCAGCGTGGCAGCCACCCTTCCACTTTCAGTAAGTGAAACCTCGCCTCCACAG